The genomic DNA TGTAGCGATTCCTTGGGGCTGTCGCGGCTCTGTGCTCTGCGCCTGTGGCAGGGACCCTCttgtctgttttcttcttccctcccacaTGGGTGTCGTCTTTGAAGTCTGGAGGAGGATTTGCAAAGGGAGGTGGGCTGTTGTAGCTCTTGTTTTACTTAAAACGTAAGAAACCGTGTGCACGAAAATATTAAAAACCTTAGGTTTGTAAAATCATCGCTCCAAAGTTGAATGGTGAATAGCTGCGGCGTTCTGGGTTTTGGTTTTTGAAGTGCAGAAGGTGAGCGCGCAGCCGGGGGGGAGCGGCGCGCGCCCGGAGTGCCGGGCTCGGGGGGGATCAGCCTCCGAGCTGCTCCGGCGGCGAATCCAAATCAGAAAGTGCTTGGAGCTTTCTAGGGGAACCTCAGCTCCTCGCCCAGACGTGATAGCACCTCCGTCTCCTCCATTTGGCCGGATTGCGAAGCTCTTGCTTCTGGTGATGGCAATTTTAGACAGGCCTGTGAGAAAGCTGAGTCCGAGGCCAGGTGCAGAACGgggagaggaaagcaggctgcgGGGCGGCTCGCGCGGCCGAGCCCTGGGAAGGGAACGGTCTTGCAGCGAAGCGGTGGTCGTGAGATGAACTGTGTCGTTCTTGCGCTCCCATACCCACGAGGGGGCTAAATTAGCATGAGGCAGCCTTTCTCCTGGCACTTCCAAGAGCTTGCCTTTGCTCTTTGCTGTTCTCTTAGCACGATTTTTTGGCTATAAATAGATATGCGTGTTCCTCCGCCTGTATGATTAATATCAGTGCTAGACTGAAGTATCGGTTGTGATTAATTTTGGTCACAGGTGCCCCTTTTCGATGCTCCAAGTGAAGGTAACTGATTAAGCTCCCACGACGCTATCAGCAGCATACTTAAGGAGCCATGCACATTTGCTGGGAAACTTCAAAACagtttctgcttaaaaatagcCTGCTTGCACGTGataaaatgtttcattctgtATTCTTCAGAGGTTTGTTTGAGAAGGAGAGCCGCTGTTACTGTGGAGATCTGCTGTTTGGCTTCTCTCGGAAATCGGGGCCTGTTTGCGGTGGCAGAGCTGCTTGCTTTGGAAAGCAGGCAGAAAATATTTGTTAGGTCTGTGTGGGGGATGTTTCAGAGGAACGTCTCTAGTTCCGAACTCCTTTCTGACTCGAGCAGCAGCGTTCCTCTTGCGGAGGAGTAGGAGAGGGGATAGGATTTGAGATCTGACTTCCACAAGCAATTCTCTTAATTTCATACCCAAAACTTTGCCTTTTGATTTCCCAGAGCTACGTCAGTTCTAGCAGATGATTTGTCTGTGGCACGTTGCGCTACCAGAGGGAAAAGTGGGATGGATTTACCTACCAAGTATTTGGGGTTacgaggcagagctgcaggttTCTGGTGCAAAGAGTCTTTGTCATGTGGACCCTGCTGCGCCGCTTGGGAGCTGGTCGGGGGACAGTCGTGCTGGCCATCAGGGCTATGGGCACCTTGACACGTTGGCAGCTATGGCTTGTGTGGCGGGAggatatttttcactgtttttaattcTCTCCGTAGAGACGATATCCGCGTTACGAGTGTCTGTTTGCTTGCAGGCTGGACAGCGTTGCATGAGGCGTGTAACCGGGGTTACTATGACGTTGCAAAGCAGTTGCTTGCTGCAGGCGCCGAAGTCAACACAAAGGGGTTGGACGACGACACGCCGCTGCACGATGCAGCGAATAACGGGCACTTCAAGGTTGGTTTTTGCTGGATTTCATGACTGGCTTTTAATGAGAATTTCCCTGCCCCAGTGCTGTTAAATGTTTTGCTtggtgtttccctttgcaggagAATAGATCGTTTTTCTGCCGGGGCAGGGAAGAGAGGCAGCCCtagttcttctcccttctttcctgccCAAATTAATTCATGTTGCcgttttttgtctcctttcttaTCAGTGACTCTTAGTGTCATTAAGGCCTGTCCTGTGGCCTGAGGACAGGCTGCTCTGTAGGTTGAGGGCATCCTCCTGTTTCTCGTATATCTGAAAGCTCTGCAAAAAGCCTGGAACTGAAACATCTTTATGAGCGTCTTCATCTTCAAATCtcaatttctgttttcaggtGGTGAAATTGTTGTTACATTATGGAGGGAATCCTCATCAAAGCAACAGGAAGGGAGAGACACCTTTAAAAGTAGCTAATTCCCCCACCATGGTGAATCTACTCCTGGGAAAGACCACGTATCCCTCTAGTGAAGAGAGCTCAACAGGTGAGATTGACCTTTATGTGAACATGGGAGTGATGTTTGTGGCCTGCAGCTGTCTGTTAATACAGAGACGTTAAGAGGACAGTGAAGTTAGACTGTTGTCAGAATATCTGCACGCTGCTGTCACGGTCAGGAGTCCATCTGTAGCTGTAACTCTCAAATTCAGACAACATAACTACCAGCCTTTAGCTCCGGGAGCTCTAGCTGTTTGCCCTGGAAGCCTACGTTGAGATCACTTGCCTGGTGCAATCGAGATGTAGGATTGGAAGCCAATTGCAGGTAAATGGATGTCTTACCTTTAAAATGTCGGTAATGTTCCAGCTTGTTCATAGAAAGGAAGAAGTTTGAGTGCACGTGTTGTGTATTTCTGTCCCTTCCCAGCTAGGGAGGCAAGGAGCTCTGCTGTCCCAGTGCTGACGTTTTCAGGTTGTGCTCCTGGGCTAGTAGGGTGCACTGCCAGAGCCTGCCCCGCAAGTGCCACCACCGTGGCTGTACTAGATGGGAAAGGTTGCAGCTTTTAAGTAGTTCTAATTGGAGAAAACATTTGAGTCTTATGGGGAGCCTTGGCCTGCCACTCTCTTTTGTTAAAAATTTTTTCTCTTGATACACCCCAGACGTTGTTTTCAGGAACATCCCTCGTAGGTTTGAGACCGAACAATTGTTCCTTTCTGAAGGATCTTCCAACTTGCATTCTGAGTTTTTAGCTGCAGGCTTAGCAAAGGCTGGGTGAGGCAAAGGGGCGGCAGGGCTGTTCCCGAGGGTTTGAGGACTCTGCAGCAGATTGTGATGATGTTACTCCCCAGTGCCCCTCGGAGGCCTAACGCAttgttctcttctctctgcagagaCCTCAGAAGAGGAGGACGCCCCTTCCTTCGCTCCCTCCAGCTCTGTTGATGGCAATAACACAGACTCAGAGTTTGAGAAGGGTTTGAAGCACAAGCCCAAGGCCCAGGAGCCGCCCAAGACCATCACCCCAGTGAAGGATGAGTATGAATTTGATGAGGACGATGAACAGGACCGGGTACCGCCAGTTGATGACAAACATTTGCTGAAAAAGGATTACAGAAAAGAGACTAAAGCAAACAGTTTCATTTCCATACCCAAAATGGAAGTGAAAACTTATACTAAAAATAACACAATTACACCAAAGAAAGCTGCCCACCGCATCCTATCGGACAGCTCGGACGAGGAGGAGACTAGCGTTGCTGTGGGGACTGCGGAGAAGCTGCGACTCTCGACTCACACGATATTGCCCAGCAGCAAGATCCGGGAGCCCGCCAGCACGAAGCcgcagaaggagaaaagcaaagtaaaaaagaaGCGGAAGAAGGAGACTAAAAGCAAAGAGGTTCGATTTGgcaaaaaaaatgacaaattttgTTCCTCTGAATCAGAGAGTGAAAACGTGGAGAGTGAGGAGGATGATAGAGACTCTCTTCAGAGCTCTAGCTGTGTAAAGGACTCCAGGCTAGTGCTAAAGGAATCCTCCTTGTTTAACTCTCTGTCTGCCTCATCGACCTCTTCTCATGGGAGTTTAGCATCCCAAAAACATAATCCTAATCTTACAGAACAGCACTCCAAGCACTGGAGGACGGACAATTGGAAAACCATATCTTCTCCAGCTTGGTCAGATGTCAGTTCCTTATCGGACTCCACAAGGACGAGACTGACAAGCGAGTCAGACTACTCGTCTGAGGATTCGAGCTTAGAGTCGCTAAAGCCAGTCAGGAAGAAACcagagcacaaaaagaaaaacaacccacacAACACCGTTCCTGAGAAAAAGAATTCATTCCATACCAATGTGGATGGAGCAATTCCAAAGCTGGACAAGGAGGGGAAGGTTgttaaaaagcataaaacaaaacacaaacataaaAACAAGGAGAAGGGGCAGTGTCCCATCAGCCAAGacattaaaataatcaaaaccttttcttttgaGTTTGAGGACTCTAAACAAAAGCCTGAGAAAGGCTTGATAGTAGAGACAGAAAATCCAGTCGAAAATAAACTGAAAGTGTTAAAGCATGAGCGAGAACACtgtaagaaggaagaaaagctccCCAAAGGTAAAGTGGAGGAGAAAGAATGGTTGTTTAAAGATGAGACTGGAAAATCCTCAAAAGAGGAGAAATCATTAAGAAAAGTCAAAGACGGTAGTAAAGACATGAGCAAATCCTTCAGAGAAGGATTAAgtaaatcagaaaaagagaagcctGTAAAGGAGAAGTCTCCCAAAGAGGAGAAGCCCAGAAtacacaaggaagaaagaaagaagaagtcaAAGGACAAACAGTCAAAATCTGAAAAGAAGAATGATCTGAAGGAGGAGAAAGTTGctaaactagagaaagaaaaacccttcaaagaagagaaagaaaaatgcaaaaaagaaaaagtttacagGGACGAGTCTGGGTTTGATGAGTTTAATAACAAAGGCCAATTTGCTGAGAGCGAGGACACAAAGTTCAGCCTCTCAGACGATCAACAAGAGAGATGGTTTTCAGACTTGTCATCTGATTCTTCCTTCGATTTCAAAGGTGAAGATAGCTGGGATTCTCCAGTAACAGACTTCAGGGAGATTAAAAATGACACTGTGGCAAAACTGATCATAGAACCAGTGAAAGAGGAaattaaagacaagaaaaaggaaaacaagatgaaagagaagaaagaatacaaTGAAAAACGTAATGAAAAGGacactttcttaaaaaagaaagagagagactatGCGGACAAAAactctgagaagaaaaaggacCAAACTGAAAGACACAAAGTTGCTCCTAGTTATTTACCTGAAAAGGACAAGAAGAGGAAGGATTCTGCAGAAAGTgtcaaagagagaaaagaaaaagatacaggtGAAACCAACAAAGATAGAAAAGATTCCTCTGATAGCTCTAAAGATCGAAAAGATGTTAAAACGAAGCAGGAAGAGCCCTATCGAGATGAATTTAAAGACTATGGTTGTGAAACATTCTTCAAGGACAAGTCTGACCCTGAATTCAGTGGCAAAAGTCTGGAGAGTTGGGATAGGCACCATtctgggaaggagaaggagaagaaagacgctcctgataaggaaaaaaaagaaaaaggaaagccagaaaaatacaaggaaaaatccAAAGAAGGAGACAAGGAGAAAAACGAAAAAGTTGCTCCTGAGAAAAACCTGAAAGATAAAGAACTAGATAAaagtttcaaagagaaaaaagaatcgAAAGAGAAATATAAAGACCTGCataacaaagacaaagaaaggaagagttcTTTTGACcaggttaaagaaaagaaagagaaaaacttctCTGCAGATAGAGAAGACTTctctgagaaaaaggaagagaagaaaggcaaagagaagagctGGTACAGCATCGCAGACATCTTCACAGATGAAAGCGAAGATGAGAGGGATGATTACAGCTTAACAGGGTTCAAAGTCAGTGAAACGGTTGGGAGCGAAATGCATCGACTAGACAGTCTGCAGGAGAAGGACGATAGTGCAGCTGCTGAAAAGGAGCTCTACACCGACAAACACCGGAAGTACTCCTCGGATAGGCAACATTCaggggaaaagcagaaggagaaggattctaaggagaagaaaaaggacaaaggaaCATCAGAAGgcggaaaagagaaaaaggagaagaattcCTTTGAGAaacacaaagagaagaaagataaagATTCTACGGAGAAGTACAAAGACAGGAAAGACAGAACATCCATAGACTccactcaggaaaagaaaaacaagcaaaagctccctgagaaagctgaaaagaaacatgCCAATGACGATAAGGTGAAAAACAAGCATAAGGAAAAGATGGATAAAGAGCATTCCAAAGAGAAAAAGTCTTCAAAAGGAGGAGAGTCAGAGAAGAGCCTATTGGAAAaattggaggaggaagctctgaaTGACTACAGAGATGACTCCAATGATAAAATCAGTGAAATCTCTTCTGATAGCTTCACAGATAGAGGACAAGATCCAGGACTGACCAGCCTCTTTGAGTCTTCTAATCTCTCTCTTACTGACGCCTCTGAAGAAAAATTTAAGGATTCTCTCCCTTTGCCTTGCTTGCAGGACAAActcaaggagaaggagagacaCAGACATTCCTCATCTTCGTCGAAGAAAAGtcatgagaaagaaaaagcaaagaaggagaagacggagaaaaaagaaaaaacagaggaatttAAAGACTCCAGTAGCAGAAAGGATTCCACTCATTATGAAAAAGATTTCTCTGTGGATGGGGAGGCTTTTAGCACTTCGTACAACATGAAGGCAGAGCCTGATGAAGAACCAGAAAAAAGCATTGAttacttattttctgaaaagaaagataaaaatgattCTGAAAGAGAGCTGtcaaagaaggcagaaaaagaaaagacttatgGTTCCAGCACCATCAGCAcagttaaagagaaaaagaagcgagataaacacaaggaaaaatggaaggaagaaaaggaaaagcatagaGACAAACATGCAGATGGTTTCTTTAAGCATCACAAAGATGAGCCAAAGTCAACCCTTAAAGACAAGGACAGTCCTCAAGTTACCTCCTTTAAAGATAAATCAAAGGAGGAAAACCTCAAGTTTGGTGAAACCAAGCTGAAGGAGAAACTCAAGGAGAACCAGGAGAAAGATAAAACAGAGTCAATAAAAATAAGCAAcggaaatgaaaaaataacccTTTCCAAAGATGCTGGCAAGAAGGATACCAGGCCGAGGGAGAAACTTCTGGGAGATGGTGATCTGATGATGACCAGCTTCGAGAGGATGTTGAGCCAGAAGGACCTGGAAATCGAGGAACGCCACAAAAGGCACAAAGAGAGAATGAAGCAAATGGAGAAAATGCGACACAGATCTGGAGACCCCAAATTAAAGGACAAAATTAAAAGCTCTGAAGAGGTGCGCAAGAGGAGCCTGGATCTGGCAGCAAAGAAGCCGTTAACGCTGGATACTCAGCTCAAGGACAAGAAACTTAAAGAATTAGGTCCGCTGACTCCTATACTGTCGCCGGACAACAAGGCACAGCCTGCTGTTGGGACAGATTCTAAAGACTGGATAACTGGCCCTCAGCTGAAGGAAATCCTTCCTGCGTCTCCCCGGCCGGATCAGAGCAGGCCGACGGGCGTTCCAACCCCAGCATCTGTGGTATCTTGTCCAAGCTACGAAGAGGTGATGCAGACACCAAGGACTCCTTCGTGCAGCAACGAAGACTACACGGATCTGATGTTCGAATGTGCTGACTCACAGCACTCGCTGCCTATATCCACGATGTCCATGAACGCGTGTTCTCCATCCTTCTTTGACAGATATGCAAATGTTTCTAGTGGGCTCCCTGAGAATCCGAGTCAGACCCCAACACGTACCATAGCCTCTACGAACCTTTACCGTTCTATCTCTGTTGATATCAGAAGGGCACCTGAGGAAGAGTTCAGTGTTGGAGATAAATTTTTCAGGCAGCAAAGTGTCCCAGCAACATCAAATTATGACTCTCCAGTGCAGCATTTAATGGAGGAAAAAGTTccccttccctctgttcctgcagaGAAGTTCCAGTGTTTATCTCCTGGGTATTATTCCCCTGATTATGGGGTTTCATCACCTAAAGTGGAAGCTTTGCACTGTGC from Struthio camelus isolate bStrCam1 chromosome 10, bStrCam1.hap1, whole genome shotgun sequence includes the following:
- the ANKRD11 gene encoding ankyrin repeat domain-containing protein 11 isoform X4, with amino-acid sequence MEVKTYTKNNTITPKKAAHRILSDSSDEEETSVAVGTAEKLRLSTHTILPSSKIREPASTKPQKEKSKVKKKRKKETKSKEVRFGKKNDKFCSSESESENVESEEDDRDSLQSSSCVKDSRLVLKESSLFNSLSASSTSSHGSLASQKHNPNLTEQHSKHWRTDNWKTISSPAWSDVSSLSDSTRTRLTSESDYSSEDSSLESLKPVRKKPEHKKKNNPHNTVPEKKNSFHTNVDGAIPKLDKEGKVVKKHKTKHKHKNKEKGQCPISQDIKIIKTFSFEFEDSKQKPEKGLIVETENPVENKLKVLKHEREHCKKEEKLPKGKVEEKEWLFKDETGKSSKEEKSLRKVKDGSKDMSKSFREGLSKSEKEKPVKEKSPKEEKPRIHKEERKKKSKDKQSKSEKKNDLKEEKVAKLEKEKPFKEEKEKCKKEKVYRDESGFDEFNNKGQFAESEDTKFSLSDDQQERWFSDLSSDSSFDFKGEDSWDSPVTDFREIKNDTVAKLIIEPVKEEIKDKKKENKMKEKKEYNEKRNEKDTFLKKKERDYADKNSEKKKDQTERHKVAPSYLPEKDKKRKDSAESVKERKEKDTGETNKDRKDSSDSSKDRKDVKTKQEEPYRDEFKDYGCETFFKDKSDPEFSGKSLESWDRHHSGKEKEKKDAPDKEKKEKGKPEKYKEKSKEGDKEKNEKVAPEKNLKDKELDKSFKEKKESKEKYKDLHNKDKERKSSFDQVKEKKEKNFSADREDFSEKKEEKKGKEKSWYSIADIFTDESEDERDDYSLTGFKVSETVGSEMHRLDSLQEKDDSAAAEKELYTDKHRKYSSDRQHSGEKQKEKDSKEKKKDKGTSEGGKEKKEKNSFEKHKEKKDKDSTEKYKDRKDRTSIDSTQEKKNKQKLPEKAEKKHANDDKVKNKHKEKMDKEHSKEKKSSKGGESEKSLLEKLEEEALNDYRDDSNDKISEISSDSFTDRGQDPGLTSLFESSNLSLTDASEEKFKDSLPLPCLQDKLKEKERHRHSSSSSKKSHEKEKAKKEKTEKKEKTEEFKDSSSRKDSTHYEKDFSVDGEAFSTSYNMKAEPDEEPEKSIDYLFSEKKDKNDSERELSKKAEKEKTYGSSTISTVKEKKKRDKHKEKWKEEKEKHRDKHADGFFKHHKDEPKSTLKDKDSPQVTSFKDKSKEENLKFGETKLKEKLKENQEKDKTESIKISNGNEKITLSKDAGKKDTRPREKLLGDGDLMMTSFERMLSQKDLEIEERHKRHKERMKQMEKMRHRSGDPKLKDKIKSSEEVRKRSLDLAAKKPLTLDTQLKDKKLKELGPLTPILSPDNKAQPAVGTDSKDWITGPQLKEILPASPRPDQSRPTGVPTPASVVSCPSYEEVMQTPRTPSCSNEDYTDLMFECADSQHSLPISTMSMNACSPSFFDRYANVSSGLPENPSQTPTRTIASTNLYRSISVDIRRAPEEEFSVGDKFFRQQSVPATSNYDSPVQHLMEEKVPLPSVPAEKFQCLSPGYYSPDYGVSSPKVEALHCAPGAVSGVAQSPESVFSGLQAKSSPSHRDELLAPSVESALPPDLGMPLDTTEEQQATASIMPPEPTFLPPIEENHFNSAVPEQNNMDWDNAPSRNPDTAIPPSLMGNPAEHSVGWSMGSELLMKSPQRFSESPKPPLCSLEPIHPTPVAFIPTDASYPVSPISYPLSVSEPGLDEVKEDAEEAVPGEIATADEQAPYMSPTRLDTFFTNCKPLPEEAPEIPPEPPCMPTETQAEVVKTPENNYLENNNTAPANTEEPVTWPDPFTNTEDDLDLGPFSLPELPLQPKDVPETEMTETEPVEESPVAASEANAGIIKASASVIASSEQEEPPASQPTTALPVETEPQAEEQKSEVTAQEATSEVLNVPEEKGIEESEAQIFQQTSSEPAQAESKEVEPTHEDLSSSSGVAESSSQSCPPPVTTAESSITQESAAARSGSQVSSSQADAPPGNAQAEVIEPVQKPVAEAPKPPKIEEIPQRITRNRAQMLANQNKQNAASSEKEFPPASAPSTRAKGRITEEDDSQAQHPRKRRFQRSNQQLQQQINTSTQQTREMIQQTLAAIVDAIKLDDIEPYHSDRSNPYFEYLQIRKKIEEKRKILCYITPQAPQCYAEYVTYTGSYLLDGKPLSKLHIPVIAPPPSLAEPLKELFKQQEAVRGKLRLQHSIEREKLIVSCEQEILRVHCRAARTIANQAVPFSACTMLLDSEVYNMPLENQGDENKSVRDRFNARQFISWLQDVDDKYDRMKTCLLMRQQHEAAALNAVQRMEWQLKVQELDPAGHKSLCVNEVPSFYVPMVDVNDDFVLLPA
- the ANKRD11 gene encoding ankyrin repeat domain-containing protein 11 isoform X3, giving the protein MGLSGIRAGYPLSERQQVALLMQMTAEESANSPVDTTPKHPSQSTVCQKGTPNSASKTKDKVNKRNERGETRLHRAAIRGDARRIKELIIEGADVNVKDFAGWTALHEACNRGYYDVAKQLLAAGAEVNTKGLDDDTPLHDAANNGHFKVVKLLLHYGGNPHQSNRKGETPLKVANSPTMVNLLLGKTTYPSSEESSTETSEEEDAPSFAPSSSVDGNNTDSEFEKGLKHKPKAQEPPKTITPVKDEYEFDEDDEQDRVPPVDDKHLLKKDYRKETKANSFISIPKMEVKTYTKNNTITPKKAAHRILSDSSDEEETSVAVGTAEKLRLSTHTILPSSKIREPASTKPQKEKSKVKKKRKKETKSKEVRFGKKNDKFCSSESESENVESEEDDRDSLQSSSCVKDSRLVLKESSLFNSLSASSTSSHGSLASQKHNPNLTEQHSKHWRTDNWKTISSPAWSDVSSLSDSTRTRLTSESDYSSEDSSLESLKPVRKKPEHKKKNNPHNTVPEKKNSFHTNVDGAIPKLDKEGKVVKKHKTKHKHKNKEKGQCPISQDIKIIKTFSFEFEDSKQKPEKGLIVETENPVENKLKVLKHEREHCKKEEKLPKGKVEEKEWLFKDETGKSSKEEKSLRKVKDGSKDMSKSFREGLSKSEKEKPVKEKSPKEEKPRIHKEERKKKSKDKQSKSEKKNDLKEEKVAKLEKEKPFKEEKEKCKKEKVYRDESGFDEFNNKGQFAESEDTKFSLSDDQQERWFSDLSSDSSFDFKGEDSWDSPVTDFREIKNDTVAKLIIEPVKEEIKDKKKENKMKEKKEYNEKRNEKDTFLKKKERDYADKNSEKKKDQTERHKVAPSYLPEKDKKRKDSAESVKERKEKDTGETNKDRKDSSDSSKDRKDVKTKQEEPYRDEFKDYGCETFFKDKSDPEFSGKSLESWDRHHSGKEKEKKDAPDKEKKEKGKPEKYKEKSKEGDKEKNEKVAPEKNLKDKELDKSFKEKKESKEKYKDLHNKDKERKSSFDQVKEKKEKNFSADREDFSEKKEEKKGKEKSWYSIADIFTDESEDERDDYSLTGFKVSETVGSEMHRLDSLQEKDDSAAAEKELYTDKHRKYSSDRQHSGEKQKEKDSKEKKKDKGTSEGGKEKKEKNSFEKHKEKKDKDSTEKYKDRKDRTSIDSTQEKKNKQKLPEKAEKKHANDDKVKNKHKEKMDKEHSKEKKSSKGGESEKSLLEKLEEEALNDYRDDSNDKISEISSDSFTDRGQDPGLTSLFESSNLSLTDASEEKFKDSLPLPCLQDKLKEKERHRHSSSSSKKSHEKEKAKKEKTEKKEKTEEFKDSSSRKDSTHYEKDFSVDGEAFSTSYNMKAEPDEEPEKSIDYLFSEKKDKNDSERELSKKAEKEKTYGSSTISTVKEKKKRDKHKEKWKEEKEKHRDKHADGFFKHHKDEPKSTLKDKDSPQVTSFKDKSKEENLKFGETKLKEKLKENQEKDKTESIKISNGNEKITLSKDAGKKDTRPREKLLGDGDLMMTSFERMLSQKDLEIEERHKRHKERMKQMEKMRHRSGDPKLKDKIKSSEEVRKRSLDLAAKKPLTLDTQLKDKKLKELGPLTPILSPDNKAQPAVGTDSKDWITGPQLKEILPASPRPDQSRPTGVPTPASVVSCPSYEEVMQTPRTPSCSNEDYTDLMFECADSQHSLPISTMSMNACSPSFFDRYANVSSGLPENPSQTPTRTIASTNLYRSISVDIRRAPEEEFSVGDKFFRQQSVPATSNYDSPVQHLMEEKVPLPSVPAEKFQCLSPGYYSPDYGVSSPKVEALHCAPGAVSGVAQSPESVFSGLQAKSSPSHRDELLAPSVESALPPDLGMPLDTTEEQQATASIMPPEPTFLPPIEENHFNSAVPEQNNMDWDNAPSRNPDTAIPPSLMGNPAEHSVGWSMGSELLMKSPQRFSESPKPPLCSLEPIHPTPVAFIPTDASYPVSPISYPLSVSEPGLDEVKEDAEEAVPGEIATADEQAPYMSPTRLDTFFTNCKPLPEEAPEIPPEPPCMPTETQAEVVKTPENNYLENNNTAPANTEEPVTWPDPFTNTEDDLDLGPFSLPELPLQPKDVPETEMTETEPVEESPVAASEANAGIIKASASVIASSEQEEPPASQPTTALPVETEPQAEEQKSEVTAQEATSEVLNVPEEKGIEESEAQIFQQTSSEPAQAESKEVEPTHEDLSSSSGVAESSSQSCPPPVTTAESSITQESAAARSGSQVSSSQADAPPGNAQAEVIEPVQKPVAEAPKPPKIEEIPQRITRNRAQMLANQNKQNAASSEKEFPPASAPSTRAKGRITEEDDSQAQHPRKRRFQRSNQQLQQQINTSTQQTREMIQQTLAAIVDAIKLDDIEPYHSDRSNPYFEYLQIRKKIEEKRKILCYITPQAPQCYAEYVTYTGSYLLDGKPLSKLHIPVIAPPPSLAEPLKELFKQQEAVRGKLRLQHSIEREKLIVSCEQEILRVHCRAARTIANQAVPFSACTMLLDSEVYNMPLENQGDENKSVRDRFNARQFISWLQDVDDKYDRMKTCLLMRQQHEAAALNAVQRMEWQLKVQELDPAGHKSLCVNEVPSFYVPMVDVNDDFVLLPA